A stretch of the Haloarcula ordinaria genome encodes the following:
- a CDS encoding CBS domain-containing protein → MLVPLPVREVMTAPARTVTRDTTIAAAASRLRDESIGSLVVESDGEAVGILTESDVVAVTAEGGDTTALTVGDVMSSTLVTIRPEASIEDAVERLRSRGIKKLPVVEDGVLLGIVTTTDLSNYIPQLSHPTPPPDLRHQRRRFTRPDTLYEDDDWTFESYGVEDGIDVGDHVRFSKTLSENDVEQFAEVSGDTNRLHLDSEFAEGTRFGRRIVHGTLVSGLISAALARLPGLIIYISQELSYRGPVDIGERVTAHCEVVERIKDDRFRLTTAVDDADGEAVIEGEAVVISDPIPETG, encoded by the coding sequence ATGCTCGTCCCACTCCCAGTCCGCGAGGTGATGACCGCCCCCGCACGAACCGTCACGAGAGACACGACCATCGCCGCCGCCGCGAGCCGGCTCCGCGACGAGTCCATCGGCTCGCTCGTCGTCGAGTCGGACGGCGAGGCCGTCGGCATCCTCACCGAGAGCGACGTCGTCGCCGTCACCGCCGAGGGTGGCGACACGACGGCGCTCACCGTCGGCGACGTGATGTCGTCGACGCTCGTGACGATACGCCCTGAGGCGAGCATCGAGGACGCCGTCGAGCGCCTTCGGTCGCGCGGCATCAAGAAGCTGCCAGTCGTCGAGGACGGCGTCCTGCTCGGTATCGTCACCACGACCGACCTCTCGAACTACATCCCACAGCTCTCACACCCGACGCCGCCACCGGACCTCCGGCACCAGCGCAGGCGGTTCACGCGCCCCGACACGCTCTACGAGGACGACGACTGGACCTTCGAGAGCTACGGCGTCGAGGACGGCATCGACGTCGGTGACCACGTCCGGTTCAGCAAGACGCTCTCGGAGAACGACGTCGAGCAGTTCGCCGAGGTCAGCGGTGACACCAACCGCCTCCACCTCGATTCCGAGTTCGCCGAGGGGACGCGATTCGGCCGCCGCATCGTCCACGGGACGCTGGTCTCGGGCCTCATCAGCGCCGCGCTCGCCCGGCTGCCGGGGCTCATCATCTACATCTCACAGGAGCTCAGTTACCGCGGGCCGGTCGACATCGGGGAGCGTGTCACCGCCCACTGCGAGGTCGTCGAGCGCATCAAGGACGACCGGTTCCGGCTGACGACGGCCGTCGACGACGCCGACGGCGAAGCCGTGATCGAGGGCGAGGCCGTGGTCATCTCGGACCCCATCCCCGAGACGGGGTGA
- a CDS encoding nucleoside recognition protein, with amino-acid sequence MQSATSVVLATPVTDVLATVAYRVLRITVFLSLGVFLANLAVAFGLVEKIAAVSRYLTGPANLPDEVGTAILTTTASTTAGYGMLADFRESGVLDDRATLVAVTINTFFGFAQHIVTFYAPILIPILGFEVGVLYVTTRGLVALAITLTGIVAGALLLDGASGTAADVDATTDGGRADAASAHGTERDDGPETREAAVREAFAETVDRVGDILPRLVVIYVVVSLLVAYSEELLALLGPGGASVTATADALAGSLGLPGAAAPVVAAYALDTTSGAVVIAPLIENGTFTARTAVATMLVGGIVSFAVSTFKRSIPFQYGIWGREFGTKVIVVNTGLKIVWIAVALVLLLGT; translated from the coding sequence GTGCAGTCGGCCACCAGCGTCGTCCTCGCGACACCGGTCACCGACGTCCTCGCGACGGTCGCCTACCGGGTGCTGCGCATCACCGTCTTCCTCTCGCTGGGGGTGTTCCTCGCGAACCTCGCGGTGGCGTTCGGCCTCGTCGAGAAGATCGCCGCGGTCTCGCGCTATCTGACCGGCCCGGCGAACCTCCCAGACGAGGTCGGGACCGCCATCCTGACGACGACGGCCTCGACCACGGCCGGCTACGGCATGCTCGCGGACTTCCGCGAGTCGGGCGTGCTGGACGACCGTGCGACGCTCGTCGCGGTGACGATAAACACCTTCTTCGGCTTCGCTCAGCACATCGTGACCTTCTACGCGCCCATCCTCATCCCCATCCTCGGCTTCGAGGTCGGGGTGCTCTACGTCACGACCCGGGGGCTGGTCGCGCTGGCGATAACGCTGACCGGTATCGTCGCCGGCGCGCTCCTGCTCGACGGGGCGTCGGGGACAGCGGCCGACGTCGACGCCACTACCGACGGCGGCAGGGCCGACGCCGCGTCCGCACACGGCACGGAGCGCGACGACGGGCCCGAAACCCGCGAGGCAGCAGTCCGCGAGGCCTTCGCCGAGACGGTCGACCGCGTGGGTGACATCCTCCCCCGCCTGGTGGTCATCTACGTCGTCGTCTCGCTGCTGGTCGCCTACTCCGAGGAACTGCTGGCGCTCCTGGGCCCGGGCGGGGCGAGCGTCACCGCCACCGCCGACGCGCTCGCCGGCTCGCTGGGGCTCCCCGGCGCGGCCGCGCCCGTCGTCGCCGCCTACGCGCTCGACACGACGTCGGGAGCCGTGGTCATCGCGCCGCTCATCGAGAACGGTACGTTCACGGCGCGGACCGCCGTCGCGACGATGCTCGTCGGCGGCATCGTCTCTTTCGCCGTCTCGACGTTCAAGCGCTCCATCCCGTTCCAGTACGGTATCTGGGGCCGCGAGTTCGGGACGAAGGTCATCGTCGTCAACACGGGCCTGAAAATCGTCTGGATAGCCGTGGCGCTCGTCCTCCTGCTGGGGACCTGA
- a CDS encoding lamin tail domain-containing protein: protein MRRRSLVAVALLVTLAGCSAFSAPVQEASTPTATGSDAPLPQVTLEVRVTAVVDGDTIRIAYPNGTADTVRLVGVDTPEVNVENDPTEFEGVPDTDAGRACLRDAGTDASNVAKDALLGRTVGLAFDPGTDRRGYYDRLLAYVVVEDRLFNYRLLAAGHARVYDSEFSRAERFYSAETTAREDRRGLWRCVDPAATGTPVADGGTVTPSESALVVSTVHADAAGNDNENLNDEYVVFENRGESSLDLTGWMVSDEAGRVYTFDALTLAPGERVTLHTGSGTDTETDRYWGQSGAVWNNDGDTVTVRDAGGRLVAHRPYG from the coding sequence ATGCGTCGTCGCTCGCTCGTCGCCGTCGCGCTCCTGGTCACGCTAGCCGGCTGTAGTGCGTTCTCTGCCCCCGTCCAGGAGGCGTCCACGCCGACCGCCACCGGGTCGGACGCACCACTCCCACAGGTGACCCTCGAGGTGCGCGTCACCGCCGTCGTCGACGGTGACACCATCCGCATCGCGTACCCGAACGGGACGGCCGACACCGTTCGACTCGTCGGCGTCGACACTCCAGAGGTCAACGTCGAGAACGACCCCACCGAGTTCGAGGGCGTCCCCGACACCGATGCCGGGCGGGCGTGTCTCCGCGACGCCGGCACCGACGCCTCGAACGTCGCCAAGGACGCGCTGCTGGGACGGACGGTCGGCCTCGCCTTCGACCCGGGGACCGACCGACGGGGCTACTACGACCGCCTGCTCGCGTACGTCGTCGTCGAGGACCGGCTGTTCAACTACCGCCTCCTCGCCGCGGGCCACGCCCGCGTCTACGACAGCGAGTTCTCCCGAGCGGAGCGCTTCTACAGCGCCGAGACGACCGCTCGCGAGGACCGTCGCGGCCTCTGGCGCTGTGTCGACCCCGCGGCGACGGGGACGCCGGTGGCCGACGGCGGGACGGTCACGCCCAGCGAGTCGGCTCTGGTCGTCTCGACGGTCCACGCGGACGCCGCTGGCAACGACAACGAGAACCTGAACGACGAGTACGTGGTCTTCGAGAACCGCGGCGAGTCGAGCCTCGACCTCACGGGCTGGATGGTCAGCGACGAGGCCGGGCGCGTGTACACCTTCGACGCATTGACACTCGCTCCGGGCGAGCGGGTGACGCTCCACACCGGCAGCGGCACGGACACCGAGACGGACCGCTACTGGGGACAGAGCGGTGCCGTCTGGAACAACGACGGCGATACGGTCACCGTCCGCGACGCCGGCGGACGGCTCGTCGCCCACCGGCCCTATGGGTGA